In the Takifugu flavidus isolate HTHZ2018 chromosome 11, ASM371156v2, whole genome shotgun sequence genome, one interval contains:
- the fam13c gene encoding protein FAM13C isoform X1, which yields MFCFCFQSPSLKLQALEADLGPQEASVAPESHDIPPAQHQALAAAGKSLLLHPPPSPHTEDQHIKDPSQPGTDTLPSPPGPPTTPLLSQFTMMDNPILSPRCPSLSHSLRYNLDPDAAPSPPCSQHIHMARSSVLVDPGEGSVSISVLNRHIHSLRKRIRQFEEHFEQEKHYKPAHNDKTAHPEVSGLMTELIKSRKKLKELKLTQSTERGLSLSGEKHRTSTKQREASLTETEVQHVNNGNTKPSMEETINLMNNRLKQRRREFALPEAVKDMSHFQMNMEKTSLQKCLLHFESLHGRPSIKQEWTLVQPFYERYHLLKHLLLSSAATVITTIEEEEDSDEECTTQQPWLQSPRCVFSGESPDLQALAPLVSPLDEDKTLQLHSATVAKLHEASRSELLAHFRTTRLEKRRLNRVLREFEEQFCTQTGRTCQKEDRGPMADEYCQYKNLKAKLRLLEALLSKRRTQPRAAE from the exons atgttctgcttctgtttccagAGCCCGTCCCTCAAGCTACAAGCCCTGGAAGCTGACCTGGGGCCCCAGGAAGCTTCAGTAGCCCCTGAATCTCATGACATCCCACCTGCCCAACACCAAgccctggctgctgcagggaagAGTTTGCTGCTGcacccaccaccatcaccccacACTGAGGATCAGCACATCAAGGACCCATCTCAGCCTG GAACTGACACCCTCCCAAGCCCCCCAGGTCCTCCAACCACCCCACTCCTGTCTCAATTTACTATGATGGACAACCCTATTCTGTCACCGCGATGCCCCAGCCTCAGTCACAGCCTGCGCTACAACCTCGACCCGGATGCAgccccttcccctccctgctCACAGCACATCCACAT GGCACGCAGCAGTGTCCTCGTAGACCCAGGTGAGggctctgtctccatctctgtgcTCAACAGACACATTCACAGCCTGAGGAAGAGGATCAGGCAGTTTGAAGAGCATTTTGAACAGGAAAAGCACTATAAG ccGGCCCACAATGACAAGACGGCACATCCAGAAGTGTCTGGACTGATGACAGAACTCATCAAGAGTCGGAAGAAGCTCAAAG aGCTGAAGTTGACACAGTCAACTGAGCGGGGACTGAGTTTATCAGGTGAAAAGCATAGGACTAGTACAAAGCAGAGAGAAGCATCACTGACAGAAACAGAAGTCCAGCATGTGAACAATGGCAACACCAAACCGAGCATGGAGGAAACCATCAACCTCATGAATAACCGATTAAAGCAAAGACGGAGGGAGTTTGCGCTGCCTGAAGCTGTCAAG GACATGTCCCATTTCCAGATGAATATGGAGAAAACCAGCCTGCAGAAGTGTTTGCTCCACTTCGAGAGTCTGCATGGACGACCG AGTATCAAACAGGAGTGGACCCTGGTGCAACCTTTCTACGAGCGGTACCACCTgctcaaacatctgctgctttcttcagcagcaacagtcatcACGACCATT gaggaagaagaggactcTGATGAAGAGTGCACCACCCAGCAGCCGTGGCTCCAGTCtcccaggtgtgtgttttcGGGCGAGTCACCTGACCTGCAGGCTTTGGCCCCTCTGGTGTCCCCTCTGGACGAGGACAAGACTCTCCAGCTGCATAGTGCTACAGTGGCAAAACTGCACGAAGCTTCCAG aTCAGAACTGTTGGCTCATTTCAGGACGACTCGATTAGAGAAGCGCAGGCTTAACCGAGTCCTCAGAGAGTTTGAGGAGCAGTTCTGCACGCAGACTGGAAG GACATGTCAGAAGGAGGACCGTGGCCCAATGGCAGACGAATACTGCCAGTACAAAAACCTCAAAGCCAAGCTGCGTCTGCTGGAGGCCTTGCTGAGTAAACGAAGGACTCAACCAAGAGCAGCAGAGTAA
- the fam13c gene encoding protein FAM13C isoform X2, with product MMDNPILSPRCPSLSHSLRYNLDPDAAPSPPCSQHIHMARSSVLVDPGEGSVSISVLNRHIHSLRKRIRQFEEHFEQEKHYKPAHNDKTAHPEVSGLMTELIKSRKKLKELKLTQSTERGLSLSGEKHRTSTKQREASLTETEVQHVNNGNTKPSMEETINLMNNRLKQRRREFALPEAVKDMSHFQMNMEKTSLQKCLLHFESLHGRPSIKQEWTLVQPFYERYHLLKHLLLSSAATVITTIEEEEDSDEECTTQQPWLQSPRCVFSGESPDLQALAPLVSPLDEDKTLQLHSATVAKLHEASRSELLAHFRTTRLEKRRLNRVLREFEEQFCTQTGRTCQKEDRGPMADEYCQYKNLKAKLRLLEALLSKRRTQPRAAE from the exons ATGATGGACAACCCTATTCTGTCACCGCGATGCCCCAGCCTCAGTCACAGCCTGCGCTACAACCTCGACCCGGATGCAgccccttcccctccctgctCACAGCACATCCACAT GGCACGCAGCAGTGTCCTCGTAGACCCAGGTGAGggctctgtctccatctctgtgcTCAACAGACACATTCACAGCCTGAGGAAGAGGATCAGGCAGTTTGAAGAGCATTTTGAACAGGAAAAGCACTATAAG ccGGCCCACAATGACAAGACGGCACATCCAGAAGTGTCTGGACTGATGACAGAACTCATCAAGAGTCGGAAGAAGCTCAAAG aGCTGAAGTTGACACAGTCAACTGAGCGGGGACTGAGTTTATCAGGTGAAAAGCATAGGACTAGTACAAAGCAGAGAGAAGCATCACTGACAGAAACAGAAGTCCAGCATGTGAACAATGGCAACACCAAACCGAGCATGGAGGAAACCATCAACCTCATGAATAACCGATTAAAGCAAAGACGGAGGGAGTTTGCGCTGCCTGAAGCTGTCAAG GACATGTCCCATTTCCAGATGAATATGGAGAAAACCAGCCTGCAGAAGTGTTTGCTCCACTTCGAGAGTCTGCATGGACGACCG AGTATCAAACAGGAGTGGACCCTGGTGCAACCTTTCTACGAGCGGTACCACCTgctcaaacatctgctgctttcttcagcagcaacagtcatcACGACCATT gaggaagaagaggactcTGATGAAGAGTGCACCACCCAGCAGCCGTGGCTCCAGTCtcccaggtgtgtgttttcGGGCGAGTCACCTGACCTGCAGGCTTTGGCCCCTCTGGTGTCCCCTCTGGACGAGGACAAGACTCTCCAGCTGCATAGTGCTACAGTGGCAAAACTGCACGAAGCTTCCAG aTCAGAACTGTTGGCTCATTTCAGGACGACTCGATTAGAGAAGCGCAGGCTTAACCGAGTCCTCAGAGAGTTTGAGGAGCAGTTCTGCACGCAGACTGGAAG GACATGTCAGAAGGAGGACCGTGGCCCAATGGCAGACGAATACTGCCAGTACAAAAACCTCAAAGCCAAGCTGCGTCTGCTGGAGGCCTTGCTGAGTAAACGAAGGACTCAACCAAGAGCAGCAGAGTAA
- the phyhiplb gene encoding phytanoyl-CoA hydroxylase-interacting protein-like isoform X1, whose translation MEVPGLAHSISSPLSPCEGMIKDLSLDAIQLCERDGSKSQDGGVSEMEELPVPQNIKISNITCDSFKICWDMEPRNKERITHYFIDLNKKENKNSNKFKHKDVPTKLVAKAVPLPMTVRGHWFLSPRTEYTVAVQTASKQADGDYAISEWSEIIEFCTADYSMVHLNQLLEKAEVIAGRMLPFSVFYRNQNKEYFDHVGEVQQNQMLPSVKDNSGSHGSPISGKLEGIFFSCNTEFNTGKPAQDSPYGRYRYEVGANVLFNPNTNLYFGDFYCMYTAYHYVILVLAPKGSRGDDFCKQRLPALDLSNNRFLTCKQDEEGDGSLVFHHAQDVILEVIYTDPVDLALGTVAEISGHQLMSLSTVNAKKDPSCKICNISVGR comes from the exons gaagtaaatCCCAGGATGGCGGTGTCTCTGAGATGGAGGAGCTCCCCGTCCCTCAAAACATTAAGATCAGCAACATCACATGTGACTCCTTCAAGATCTGCTGGGACATGGAGCCACGGAACAAAGAACGCATCACTCATTACTTCATCGATCTGAACAAGAAGGAGAACAAAAACTCCAACAAGTTTAAACACAAG GACGTCCCCACTAAGTTAGTGGCCAAAGCAGTCCCGCTGCCCATGACTGTTCGTGGCCACTGGTTCCTCAGCCCTCGTACAGAGTACACCGTGGCGGTGCAGACGGCATCAAAACAGGCTGATGGGGACTACGCCATCTCTGAGTGGAGTGAGATTATCGAGTTCTGCACTGCCG ATTATTCCATGGTGCATCTAAACCAGTTGCTGGAGAAGGCAGAGGTCATCGCAGGCCGGATGCTGCCTTTCTCAGTCTTCTACAGAAATCAGAATAAAGAGTACTTTGACCACGTCGG GGAGGTGCAGCAGAATCAAATGCTCCCATCGGTGAAGGACAACAGCGGTAGTCATGGGTCACCTATCAGTGGCAAGCTGGAGGGAATTTTCTTTAGCTGCAATACAGAATTCAACACAGGGAAGCCTGCGCAAGACTCCCCTTATGGCCGTTACCGCTATGAGGTTGGTGCCAACGTGCTCTtcaaccccaacactaacctcTACTTTGGAGACTTCTACTGCATGTATACAGCCTACCATTACGTCATACTCGTCCTGGCACCAAAGGGCTCCAGAGGTGATGACTTCTGCAAGCAGAGGCTTCCTGCACTTGACCTCTCCAACAACCGCTTCCTCACTTGTAAGCAGGATGAAGAGGGTGATGGCAGTCTGGTATTTCACCATGCACAGGATGTCATCCTGGAGGTGATCTACACAGATCCTGTAGACCTGGCTTTGGGAACAGTGGCTGAGATCAGTGGGCACCAGCTGATGAGTCTGTCCACTGTTAATGCCAAGAAGGACCCCAGTTGCAAGATCTGCAACATCAGTGTGGGACGCTAA
- the phyhiplb gene encoding phytanoyl-CoA hydroxylase-interacting protein-like isoform X2 has translation MQKCSFNYRKPGSKSQDGGVSEMEELPVPQNIKISNITCDSFKICWDMEPRNKERITHYFIDLNKKENKNSNKFKHKDVPTKLVAKAVPLPMTVRGHWFLSPRTEYTVAVQTASKQADGDYAISEWSEIIEFCTADYSMVHLNQLLEKAEVIAGRMLPFSVFYRNQNKEYFDHVGEVQQNQMLPSVKDNSGSHGSPISGKLEGIFFSCNTEFNTGKPAQDSPYGRYRYEVGANVLFNPNTNLYFGDFYCMYTAYHYVILVLAPKGSRGDDFCKQRLPALDLSNNRFLTCKQDEEGDGSLVFHHAQDVILEVIYTDPVDLALGTVAEISGHQLMSLSTVNAKKDPSCKICNISVGR, from the exons ATgcagaaatgttcttttaaCTACAGGAAACCAG gaagtaaatCCCAGGATGGCGGTGTCTCTGAGATGGAGGAGCTCCCCGTCCCTCAAAACATTAAGATCAGCAACATCACATGTGACTCCTTCAAGATCTGCTGGGACATGGAGCCACGGAACAAAGAACGCATCACTCATTACTTCATCGATCTGAACAAGAAGGAGAACAAAAACTCCAACAAGTTTAAACACAAG GACGTCCCCACTAAGTTAGTGGCCAAAGCAGTCCCGCTGCCCATGACTGTTCGTGGCCACTGGTTCCTCAGCCCTCGTACAGAGTACACCGTGGCGGTGCAGACGGCATCAAAACAGGCTGATGGGGACTACGCCATCTCTGAGTGGAGTGAGATTATCGAGTTCTGCACTGCCG ATTATTCCATGGTGCATCTAAACCAGTTGCTGGAGAAGGCAGAGGTCATCGCAGGCCGGATGCTGCCTTTCTCAGTCTTCTACAGAAATCAGAATAAAGAGTACTTTGACCACGTCGG GGAGGTGCAGCAGAATCAAATGCTCCCATCGGTGAAGGACAACAGCGGTAGTCATGGGTCACCTATCAGTGGCAAGCTGGAGGGAATTTTCTTTAGCTGCAATACAGAATTCAACACAGGGAAGCCTGCGCAAGACTCCCCTTATGGCCGTTACCGCTATGAGGTTGGTGCCAACGTGCTCTtcaaccccaacactaacctcTACTTTGGAGACTTCTACTGCATGTATACAGCCTACCATTACGTCATACTCGTCCTGGCACCAAAGGGCTCCAGAGGTGATGACTTCTGCAAGCAGAGGCTTCCTGCACTTGACCTCTCCAACAACCGCTTCCTCACTTGTAAGCAGGATGAAGAGGGTGATGGCAGTCTGGTATTTCACCATGCACAGGATGTCATCCTGGAGGTGATCTACACAGATCCTGTAGACCTGGCTTTGGGAACAGTGGCTGAGATCAGTGGGCACCAGCTGATGAGTCTGTCCACTGTTAATGCCAAGAAGGACCCCAGTTGCAAGATCTGCAACATCAGTGTGGGACGCTAA